A window from Malassezia japonica chromosome 1, complete sequence encodes these proteins:
- the mug81 gene encoding RNA helicase (EggNog:ENOG503NYFN; COG:A) — MEARQVHALVDGRLAPLPAPKYKAAESAPIEGHGAPPPAIWARLAARAPAAAPPPPSENGAAALLIRHMEGMYSDRATLERMLQGAVDALRVSDAERGAEQLAELVGFEHLELVTALLANREASALHVARELAQRASGVGSSHEPLNLAPAVEAEQYPNVFTSGEQSNVLTAGGSRFSLPVGTTRVHESFFEEVTIPPSRPLPFRTTERLVPLEEMDALCKGAFKSYKTLNRLQSAVYPVAYQSNENMLVCAPTGAGKTDVAMLSVLRCVSRFARVNGESIHVDRDAFKIVYVAPMKALVSEIVGKFSKRLQYLGVKVRELTGDMQLTRREIAETQMIVTTPEKWDVVTRRPTGDGELALSVRLLIIDEVHLLHEDRGAVIETIVARTQRLVESTQSMIRIVGLSATLPNYVDVADFLGVNRYRGLFYFGSSFRPVPLEQHFIGVRGKNGSALARSNLDRVVYEKVLALAEEGHPVMVFVHTRKDTVKTAQALLELGKDDGLHSLLTDDRDSTRFDRDIAQSRNRELRELFEHGIGIHHAGMLRSDRDLAEKTFAAGATRVLCCTATLAWGVNLPAYAVIIKGTDVYNAEAGRFTDLGILDVLQIFGRAGRPQFEDVGVGYICTANEKMSHYIEAITSSHPIESRFLQGIVDALNAEVALGSVSSIADGVSWLGFTYLYTRLNKAPLVYGIDLPDLVADPTLTVRREHWVAAAARVLVEHEMVVMDANGRLHPTAVGRIASRYYLHYKTVGIFQERLRNNLREADALDLMSRATDFSQIAMRDSEEQELDGLLDRIPCEVPGGSKTSQGKVNILLQAHVSNLYIDDFALVSDSRYVAQNAGRILLALFDLALDRGYATAAFSFLNLAKSVEHRLWPFDHPLRQVSTLNADVLHKVSQYTDELDMPQIRALPIHDLGELLHANDRIAHLVHDAAMRFPQLLLAVRVRPRPDAHVRLEIAVRRDFLWDERLHGGSMPIIVWVEDGAQRVVYADRITLRNTVQPPGDPNAPDWTLEVDVPCAPPAERPAAQESYSVAWSSLSWLSADGSVDVSLEDVWCPSPAPTTPLYNLPLLALESCMPTARAAAYARDGIVSWNAIQTQVFHTVAHTSGSVLLCAPLASGKRTVVEMALWRARKALVIVPDDVAARAYVGCLAAHAPQDVRVGRRDAEVIVTTPWSLPSDMPPLVVLLDLHRLDAAYELAVMQLVRQRPQRMIATSACIATAQSVAQWLNIPPRHTYTFAPGDHPYPATLALDTVDVAYSDALVRAFIKPAYDHIKAAGSDDGPALLFVSSRTQCMFAARELIARLATDPGGIPMLADPDSVAVRAHSPELGHLLRQGVGVWHPGFSASDRQLVEELCAAGIVRIVLCPRETMYTLPMRGHIVLVLGTQYMVHSREHRKAHVAEYPVCDLLQMHSLAVRPAATSRGQCVVLCQQTRAATLARHLRTPLALESSLEDGTALLDALCAEVRAKRIKSREEIVHWLGVSFLEKRITANPVHYDVACAAQQAPRADVAAALSARADALVLAGTGLGVLSEEKTLHLTRLGSMAPKRAIEQWSALAEHVRTWETLPEAVAKFVRSKSYTDEEAPVYEALQRSIPRPVLEAVGATGEVGVEQATALVLGSWLADTQRTHARTTDALVAAVGGASAAKIAEARDKMLLDLLTVQKESS; from the coding sequence ATGGAGGCGCGGCAGGTCCATGCGCTGGTGGACGGCCGcctggcgccgctgccggcgccCAAGTACAAGGCGGCAGAGAGCGCACCGATAGAAGGACAcggtgcaccgccgccggccaTCTGGGCACggcttgcggcgcgcgcgccggcggcggcgccgccgccgccgagcgagaacggggccgctgcgctgctgATCCGCCACATGGAGGGCATGTACAGCgaccgcgcgacgctcgagcgcatgctgcagggcgccgtcgacgcgctgcgtgtctCCGAtgcggagcgcggcgcggagcagctcgcggagctCGTTGGGttcgagcacctcgagctcgtcacCGCGCTGCTGGCGAACCGCGAAgcgtcggcgctgcacgttgcgcgcgagctcgcgcagcgcgcgtccggcgtcggctcgaGCCACGAGCCGCTGAAcctcgcgccggccgtcgaggcggagcaGTACCCCAATGTTTTTacgagcggcgagcagAGCAACGTGCTcaccgccggcggctcgcgcttctcgcTGCCCGTCGGCACAACGCGCGTGCACGAATCCTTCTTTGAAGAGGTCACGAtcccgccgagcaggccgctGCCATTTCGCACCACCGAGCGGCTGGTCCCGCTCGAAGAGATGGACGCGCTGTGCAAGGGCGCGTTCAAGTCGTACAAGACGCTCAACCGCTTGCAGAGCGCCGTATACCCGGTGGCCTACCAGTCGAACGAGAACATGCTTGtctgcgcgccgaccggTGCGGGTAAGACGGACGTCGCGATGCTCTCGGTcctgcgctgcgtctcgcgcTTTGCACGCGTAAACGGCGAGTCGATCCacgtcgaccgcgacgcgttcAAGATCGTGTACGTTGCGCCGATGAaggcgctcgtctcggAGATTGTCGGAAAGTTCTCCAAGCGCCTGCAGTACCTCGGCGTcaaggtgcgcgagctgaCCGGTGACATGCAGCTCACCCGTCGCGAAAtcgccgagacgcagaTGATTGTCACGACGCCGGAAAAGTGGGACGTAGTGACACGGCGGCCGACCGGAGACGGCGAGCTCGCACTGTCGGTGCGCCTGCTCATcatcgacgaggtgcaTCTCTTGCACGAAGACCGCGGCGCAGTCATCGAGACGAtcgtcgcacgcacgcagcgcctcgtcgagtcGACACAGAGCATGATCCGCATCGTCGGCCTCTCAGCGACACTGCCCAACTACGTCGACGTTGCCGACTTTCTCGGCGTGAACCGATACCGCGGCCTGTTTTACTTTGGCTCGTCGTTCCGCcccgtgccgctcgagcagcactttatcggcgtgcgcggcaagAATGGgtcggcgctcgcacgGAGCAATCTCGACCGCGTCGTCTACGAAAAGGTGCTGGCACTCGCCGAAGAGGGGCACCCCGTCATGGTGTTTGTCCACACCCGCAAAGATACCGTAAAAACTGCCCAGgccctcctcgagctcggcaaggacgACGGGCTGCACAGCCTGCTCACCGACGACCGCGACAGCACGCGCTTCGACCGCGACATTGCGCAGAGCCGCaaccgcgagctgcgcgaacTGTTTGAGCACGGCATCGGCATCCACCACGCGGGCATGCTCCGCAGCGACCGCGACCTGGCAGAAAAGACGTTTGCGGcaggcgcgacgcgcgtcctGTGCTGtacggcgacgctcgcgtgGGGTGTTAACTTGCCCGCCTACGCAGTCATTATCAAGGGCACCGACGTGTACAATGCCGAGGCCGGACGCTTTACCGATCTCGGCATTCTCGACGTCCTCCAGATCTTTGGTCGTGCAGGTCGCCCACAGTTTGAAGACGTGGGTGTAGGCTACATCTGCACCGCGAACGAGAAAATGTCGCACTACATCGAGGCCATTACCTCGTCGCATCCAATCGAGTCGCGTTTCCTCCAAGGCATCGTCGACGCACTCAACGCCGAAGTCGCACTGGGATCCGTGTCGAGCATTGCCGACGGTGTGTCGTGGCTCGGCTTTACCTATCTGTACACGCGCCTGAAcaaggcgccgctcgtgtACGGCATCGACCTCCCGGACCTGGTCGCGGACCCCACGCTtaccgtgcgccgcgagcacTGGgttgcggcggccgcacgcgtcctcgtcgagcacgaaATGGTCGTGATGGACGCCAACGGGCGCCTGCATCCCACCGCGGTCGGCcgcatcgcctcgcgctACTACCTGCACTACAAGACCGTGGGCATCTtccaggagcgcctgcgcaataacctgcgcgaggcggacgcACTCGACCTCATGAGCCGCGCCACGGACTTTTCGCAGATCGCCATGCGCGACAGCGAAGAGCAGGAACTCGACGGGCTCCTGGACCGCATCCCGTGCGAAGTTCCGGGCGGCTCCAAGACGTCGCAAGGCAAGGTCAACATCCTCCTGCAAGCGCATGTGTCTAATCTGTACATTGACGACTTTGCGCTCGTGTCCGACtcgcggtacgtcgcgcagaATGCAGGGCGTATCCTCCTTGCCCTCTTTGATCTGGCGCTCGATCGCGGCTACGCAACGGCCGCATTCTCGTTTTTGAACCTCGCCAAGtccgtcgagcaccgccttTGGCCGTTTGACCATCCTTTGCGCCAGGTGTCGACGCTCAATGCCGACGTCCTACACAAGGTCTCACAGTACActgacgagctcgacatgCCACAGATTCGCGCACTGCCGAtccacgacctcggcgagctcctgcATGCCAACGACCGCATCGCCCACCtcgtgcacgacgcggcgatgcgctttccgcagctgctgctcgcAGTGCGTGTGCGCCCTCGCCCGGATGCGCACGTCCGCCTAGAGAttgcggtgcgccgcgacttTCTGTGGGACGAACGCCTGCATGGCGGCTCGATGCCAATCATTGTCTGGGTCGAAGACGGCGcacagcgcgtcgtgtACGCAGACCGCAtcacgctgcgcaacacGGTGCAGCCGCCGGGCGACCCAAACGCACCAGATTGgacgctcgaggtcgacgtgccgtgcgcgccgccggccgagcgcccggCAGCGCAAGAGTCGTACTCGGTTGCGTGGTCGTCGCTCAGCTGGCTCAGCGCAGACGGGTCCGTGGACGTGTCGCTGGAGGACGTATGGTGCccgtcgcctgcgccgacgacgccaCTGTACAACCTgccgctccttgcgctcgagtcgtGCATGCcgaccgcacgcgccgctgcctaTGCTCGCGACGGCATCGTGTCCTGGAATGCGATCCAGACGCAAGTCTTTCACACCGTTGCGCACACCTCGGGCAGTGTGCTTCTATGCGCTCCGCTCGCATCTGGGAAGCGCACCGTGGTCGAGATGGCACTGTGGCGTGCCAGAAAAGCGCTTGTTATCGTGCCTGACGAcgttgcggcgcgcgcgtacgtcgggtgcctcgccgcgcatgcCCCGCAGGACGTGCGTGttggccgccgcgacgccgaggtgATTGTCACGACGCCGTGGTCGCTCCCGAGCGACATGCCGCCGCTGGTCGTGCTCCTTGacctgcaccgcctcgacgcggcgtacgAGCTGGCGGTGATGCAGCTTGTGCGGCAGCGCCCACAGCGTATGATTGCGACATCGGCCTGCATTGCTACGGCAcagagcgtcgcgcagtGGCTCAATATCCCGCCGCGGCACACGTACACGTTTGCTCCGGGCGATCACCCGTAccccgcgacgctcgcgctggataCCGTGGACGTTGCGTACTCGGATGCACTCGTGCGTGCGTTTATCAAGCCGGCCTACGACCACATCAAGGCGGCGGGCAGTGACGACGGGCCGGCCCTCCTCTTTGTGTCGTCGCGCACACAGTGCATGTTTGCAGCGCGTGAGCTcattgcgcgcctcgcgacggACCCGGGCGGCATTCCCATGCTGGCTGATCCGGACAGCGTTGCGGTGCGGGCGCACTCCCCTGAACTTGGCCATCTTTTGCGCCAGGGCGTCGGTGTGTGGCACCCCGGCTTTTCAGCCAGCGATCGCCAGCTCGTGGAGGAGCTGTGTGCAGCCGGCATCGTGCGTATCGTCCTGTGCCCCCGCGAGACAATGTACACTCTACCCATGCGTGGCCACATtgtgctcgtgctcggcacgcaaTACATGGTCCACTcgcgcgagcaccgcaaAGCGCACGTCGCAGAGTACCCAGTGTGTGATTTGCTGCAGATGCACTCGCTAGCCGTGCGTCCCGCCGCCACGAGCCGCGGCCAGTGCGTCGTGTTGTGCCAGCAGACGCgtgccgcgacgctcgcacGGCACctccgcacgccgctcgcgctcgagtcgaGTCTGGAGgacggcacggcgctccttgatgcgctctgtgccgaggtgcgtgcgaAGCGCATAAAAAGCCGCGAAGAGATTGTTCACTGGCTCGGCGTGTCGTTTTTGGAGAAGCGCATCACGGCGAATCCGGTGCACTACGACGTCGCCTGTGCAGCACAGCAGGCTCCCCGCGCAGACGTCGCGGCAGCGCTGtctgcgcgtgccgacgcccTCGTGCTTGCTGGCaccggcctcggcgtgctgagCGAAGAAAAGACGCTGCACCTTACGCGCCTCGGCTCCAtggcgccgaagcgcgcgatCGAGCAATGGTctgcgcttgccgagcacgtccgCACCTGGGAGACGCTCCCAGAGGCAGTCGCCAAGTTTGTGCGCTCCAAGTCGTACAccgacgaagaggcgccgGTGTATGAAGCGCTGCAAAGGTCGATTCCCCggccggtgctcgaggcggtgggcgcgaccggcgaagtcggcgtcgagcaggccacGGCACTTGTCCTCGGCAGCTGGCTCGCggacacgcagcgcacgcacgcacgcacgaccgatgcgctcgtcgccgcggtcggtggggcgtcggcggcaaagattgccgaggcacgcgacaagatgctcctcgacctgctcaCTGTCCAAAAAGAAAGTTCATAG
- a CDS encoding uncharacterized protein (COG:O; EggNog:ENOG503P4X7) codes for MSEHSVEKDDGVFHLPGHPLPAFVSLVSTDAAAPSVDLFLVSLSRPVLLCAFSFPSKKAGDEVEVDCAPSQPSTQQLCSFKEHLGALRQREPDLLVYGLSMYPPACQSKVHATLGLPFPLLSDTRGELAEKLALPRADECGVALLRRCTMLIREGQIQRLDFPLLQPAQAAMRAEYMLQRDAGEA; via the coding sequence ATGAGTGAGCACTCCGTCGAAAAAGACGACGGTGTTTTCCACCTTCCCGGGCATCCGCTGCCTGCGTTTGTGTCGCTGGTCAGCACGgatgccgcggcgccgagcgtcgaccTGTTTCTCGTGTCGCTGAGCCGCCCCGTTCTTCTGTGTGCATTCTCCTTCCCCTCGAAAAAGGCGGGCGACGAAGTCGAGGTCGactgcgcgccgtcgcagccGAGCACGCAGCAGCTGTGTTCGTTTAaagagcacctcggcgcgctgcggcagcgcgagccGGACCTGCTCGTGTACGGCCTGAGTATGTACCCCCCCGCGTGCCAGAGTAAGGTGCACGCCACGCTCGGTCTGCCGTTCCCCCTGCTGAGCGACACGCGtggcgagctcgccgagaagCTTGCGCTTCCCCGCGCGGACGAgtgcggcgtcgcgctgctgcggcggtgcacgaTGCTGATCCGCGAAGGGCAGatccagcgcctcgacttTCCCTTGCTGCAGcctgcgcaggccgcgATGCGTGCCGAGTACATGCTGCAGCGTGACGCTGGCGAAGCGTGA
- a CDS encoding very-long-chain (3R)-3-hydroxyacyl-CoA dehydratase (TransMembrane:5 (o20-40i92-113o119-137i185-207o227-248i); COG:I; EggNog:ENOG503P25I) gives MSAKTAPPSRPLVTFYLTCYNLLQFVGWLRIFIGIVLFLVHGSDARKMVYQSVVDFVHKYTPDVVASPAVSFANHHPVIATVLGRMSEMHEYIGTLVVIFQTLAILEVVHAMVGFVKSSPVTTFMQVASRLIVLWFVTEKYEAAAKSPFYTVMVFAWSLSEVTRYPFYVNQLLDSPSFMALWARYSFFIVLYPMGVIGEMQSIWASLPHDVAWPWVDATGWSVRDLVFLALLPLYIPGLFYLYTYLLASRRKVLGNDFIGSKGRAAVQAKRDAYLARFRKLHDKKEQDKEDAEINQSWQ, from the coding sequence ATGTCCGCCAAGACCGCTCCTCCCTCGCGCCCCTTGGTGACGTTCTACCTTACGTGCTACAACCTCCTTCAGTTTGTGGGATGGTTGCGTATCTTTATCGGCATTGTGCTCTTCTTGGTGCACGGCTCGGATGCGCGCAAGATGGTGTACCAGTCGGTAGTGGACTTTGTGCATAAGTACACCCCCGACGTGGTTGCCTCGCCTGCGGTCTCCTTTGCGAACCACCACCCGGTGATTGCGACGGTGCTCGGCCGCATGTCTGAGATGCACGAGTACATCGGCACCCTGGTCGTCATCTTCCAGACGCTCGCCAtcctcgaggtcgtccACGCGATGGTGGGCTTTGTCAAGTCGAGCCCGGTCACCACGTTTATGCaggtcgcctcgcgcctGATCGTCCTCTGGTTCGTTACGGAGAAgtacgaggcggcggccaagAGCCCGTTCTACACGGTGATGGTCTTTGCCTGGTCGCTCTCCGAGGTGACGCGCTACCCCTTCTACGTGAACCAGCTGCTGGACTCGCCGTCGTTCATGGCGCTCTGGGCACGCTACTCGTTCTTTATCGTGCTCTACCCCATGGGCGTGATCGGCGAGATGCAGTCGATCTGGGCATCGCTCCCGCACGACGTCGCCTGGCCCTGGGTCGACGCGACGGGCTGGAGCGTGCGTGACCTCGTgttcctcgcgctgctcccGCTGTACATTCCCGGCCTGTTCTACCTGTACACCTACCTGctggcctcgcgccgcaaggtGCTTGGCAACGACTTCATCGGCAGCAagggccgcgccgccgtccaggcgaagcgcgacgcgtaccTCGCGCGCTTCCGCAAGCTCCACGACAAGAAGGAGCAGGACAAGGAAGACGCCGAAATCAACCAGTCGTGGCAGTAG
- the ECM39 gene encoding dolichyl-P-Man:Man7GlcNAc2-PP-dolichol alpha-1,6-mannosyltransferase (TransMembrane:10 (n3-14c19/20o63-80i92-111o123-139i146-164o170-192i199-222o267-290i297-314o320-340i352-369o); CAZy:GT22; EggNog:ENOG503NYGI; COG:G) has product MEALGGAALGSVIAAQVISAPYSKVEESFTLQAVHDIWTYGVSKGGLAQYDHATFPGAVPRSFVGPLLLAGAASPGMAAARAMGASSGDMQVAVRLALALAAWAALVGFARCVFPRARAVRTTFYWICAGEFHLTFWTARTTPNSIAFPLVTTALGCVLGGQRVRSGLAVLAATALTLRLEVLGLAAPAYLWAWLSGRITLATALAVGVASCAAGALLSLIVDSYFWHVVSAEQLPGLGRYVWPEVQALFFNVVDGHSAEWGTSPWYAYWAIELPRLLATTLPMLAAGAVSRGWNRAGVLFVPAFHTSLLSALAHKEWRFVLYTLPLWNAASAVGAQTIVRRVRPFVGRAAWLIPAAFVLASFALSALYTHVSMHNYPGGAALHAAHTRIASDPVRLHIDTLSAMTGVSLFQSTHLARPAASWVPSRTPAWTYDKTEGIAKDATDAWCQYTHLVTEYPCSWAGDAFAPLGEPIDGLAGVQRKAPKAYLADLVRLPRARSLADAWHALLPVVVRTAPALYVCQRAACP; this is encoded by the exons ATGGAGGCGCTCgggggcgccgcgctggggTCCGTGATAGCCGCACAGGTGATCTCCGCGCCCTATAGCAAGGTAGAAGAGAGCTTTACGCTGCAGGCCGTGCATGATATTTGGACGTACGGCGTGTCGAAAGGGGGACTGGCCCAA TACGACCACGCCACGTTTCcaggcgccgtgccgcgctcTTTTGTAGGGCCGCTCCTCCTGgcaggcgccgcatcgccggggatggcggcggctcgggcgaTGGGGGCATCTTCGGGGGACATGCaggtcgccgtgcgcctcgcgctcgcgctcgcggcatGGGCAGCGCTCGTGGGATttgcgcgctgcgtctttCCCCGCGCACGGGCCGTCCGCACGACCTTTTATTGGATCTGCGCGGGGGAGTTTCACCTGACGTTTtggacggcgcgcacgacgccgaaTAGCATCGCGTTTCCGCTCGTCACCACAGCGCTCGGATGCGTGTTGGGCGGCCAGCGCGTTCGCAGCGGACTGGCGGTGctcgcggcgaccgcgctgacgctccgcctcgaagtgctcggcctcgcggcgccggcgtacCTGTGGGCGTGGCTGAGCGGGCGTATTAcgctcgcgaccgcgcTCGcagtcggcgtcgcgagctgcgctgcaggcgcactGCTGTCCCTCATCGTTGACTCGTACTTTTGGCACGTCGtcagcgccgagcagctgccGGGCCTCGGTCGCTACGTCTGGCCCGAAGTCCAGGCGCTCTTTTTTAATGTCGTCGACGGGCACAGCGCGGAGTGGGGCACCTCGCCGTGGTACGCGTACTGGGCGATCGAGCTGCCCCGGCTCCTGGCTACGACGCTGCCTATGCTggccgcaggcgccgtgTCGCGTGGATGGAatcgcgccggcgtgctgTTTGTGCCGGCGTTCCACACGTCGCTCCTCAGCGCACTAGCGCATAAAGAGTGGCGCTTTGTCCTGTACACCCTTCCTCTCTGGaacgccgcgagcgccgtcggcgcacAGACCAtcgtccgccgcgtgcgcccattcgtcgggcgcgccgcatggcTGATTCCAGCGGCATTCGTGCTGGCATCGTTTGCGCTCTCCGCCTTGTATACCCATGTCAGCATGCACAACTACCCCGGCGGagcggcgctgcatgcggcgcacacgcgcatTGCCTCGGACCCGGTCCGCCTGCACATCGACACGCTATCGGCCATGACGGGCGTCTCGCTCTTCCAGagcacgcacctcgcgcgcccggccgcATCGTgggtgccgagcaggaccCCGGCGTGGACGTACGACAAGACCGAAGGGATTGCCAAGGACGCGACCGACGCCTGGTGCCAGTACACGCACCTCGTCACCGAGTACCCCTGCTCGTGGGCGGGCGACGCattcgcgccgctcggcgagccgatcgacggcctcgcgggcgtgcagcgcaaggcccCGAAAGCGTacctcgccgacctcgtccgtcttcctcgagcgcgctcgctgGCGGACGCGTGGCATGCGCTCCTCCCCGTCGTGGTGCGtacggcgcctgcgctctATGTGTGCCAACGTGCGGCATGCCCTTAG
- the RAD5 gene encoding DNA helicase rad5 (EggNog:ENOG503NURH; COG:L): MADAPLFFLEGEEEAHAPQAAAAGAPGPLEAWRRRYLGTFVLSAYSMTKGSDYIAPGDRVLILRKKKAEKAAPKGKGPRTRERPDYVVRFSNMRGFEVGRIPVDVAGWMARLLDDGLVEFDGQVVDCPVPLAVGSDILLEIKAYIVRDAFRESITRLANLQAEDAPPMAEESAQERHLRQRKVSLHRLFRACDLAPKKAAQASHDDEERAKPAERQEGDDGTEVSEGRLNDIYARAQQHDATLPEAEPPGTFALELRPYQKQALGWMQEMESTNSSSSREADLHPLWEEYRFPLADDADAGFEPFFYNPYIGDLSLTFQPASRGARGGILADEMGLGKTIMLASLIHTNRTMDEASSAPPPKKARTLKQASLASAFGATRTQKSNATLVIAPMSLLSQWHSELERASVPGTLSVHLYYGENRDQLAAALDQGRADVVVTSYGTLTSEYRREMERRGSALLFRQVWHRLILDEAHTIKNRSTVAARAACLLHADRRWALTGTPIQNRLTDLYSLLRFLHVEPWGDVSFFNSFLAKPFASQSAKALDIVQAILSSILLRREKSTKDRNGRPIVDLPEKTLDTQYLAFSETEREIYNSVYDRARARYKRLASHGLVGRNFSLIFSVLMRLRQAVCHPLLVLHADRSSATLPEPLKDEALDEEQYQAHIQKLITQFQAGESDGNAQYALQVLDELVQSEPGVEGEECPFCMENKLSKCFLPLCMHHGCRDCLVQFLQACEDRGEEPQCPVCRRGPVQVEDLVESVRPPPSAPKPKREAPPPRSSTKLDALMAQLGTLTKEDTALKGVVFSQFTGFLDLIQATLKHYGYKYVRLDGSTPQAERAAVLKTFAESTEPLLMLVSLRAGGVGLNLTAANHVWLMDCWWNSSIEDQAVDRIHRVGQTRPVTVAAKRRW, encoded by the exons ATGGCCGATGCCCCCTTGTTCTTCCTggagggcgaggaggaggcgcatgcgccccaggccgcggcggcaggcgcgcctgggCCGCTGGAGGcatggcggcggcggtacCTCGGCACGTTTGTGCTCTCTGCCTACTCCATGACCAAAGGCAGCGACTACatcgcgccgggcgaccGCGTCTTGATCCTGCGCAAGAAAAAGGCCGAGAAGGCGGCGCCGAAGGGAAAGGGGCCACGCACGCGTGAGCGGCCGGACTATGTCGTGCGCTTCAGCAACATGCGAG GATTCGAGGTCGGGCGCATCccggtcgacgtcgcgggctggatggcgcgcctgctcgacgacgggCTCGTCGAGTTCGACGGGCAGGTCGTCGACTGTCCAGTTCCACTCGCAGTCGGCAGCGATATCCTCTTGGAAATCAAGGCGTAtatcgtgcgcgacgcgtttCGGGAAAGCATAACGCGCCTCGCGAACCTCCAGGCAGAGGACGCGCCACCGATGGCCGAGGAAagcgcgcaggagcgccacctgcgccagcgcaaggtctcgctgcaccgcctctTTCGCGCATGCGACCTCGCGCCCAAGAAAGCTGCGCAGGCTTCGCatgacgacgaggagcgtgccaagccggccgagcggcaggagggcgacgacggGACAGAAGTGTCGGAAGGGCGCCTAAACGATATCTATGCGCGCGCACAGCAGCACGACGCAACGCTCCCAGAGGCCGAGCCGCCCGGCACATTCGCACTCGAACTGCGGCCCTACCAAAAGCAAGCGCTCGGCTGGATGCAAGAGATGGAGTCGACAaacagctcgtcgtcgcgcgaggcggatcTGCATCCGCTCTGGGAAGA GTACCGCTTTCCGcttgccgacgacgcggacgcCGGCTTTGAGCCATTTTTCTACAA CCCATATATTGGCGACCTGAGCCTCACGTTCCAGCCagcgagccgcggcgcgcggggTGGAATCCTCGCGGACGAGATGGGCCTCGGAAAGACCATCATGCTCGCGAGTCTCATCCACACGAACCGCACCATGGACGAagcctcgagcgcgccgccccccAAAAAGGCACGCACGCTCAAGCAGGCGTCGCTTGCGTCTGCTTttggcgcgacgcgcacccAAAAATCGAACGCGACGCTGGTCATTGCGCCGATGAGTCTCTTGAGCCAGTGGCACAGCGAGCTGGAGCGTGCGTCGGTGCCAGGCACACTGTCTGTCCACCTATACTATGGCGAGAACCGCGACCAGCTCGCTGCGGCACTCGACCAAGGGCGTGCGGACGTCGTCGTGACGTCCTACGGCACGCTCACCAGCGAGTACCGCCGCGAGatggagcggcgcggctcggcgctccTTTTCCGGCAGGTCTGGCACCGCCtgatcctcgacgaggcacaTACCATCAAGAACCGCAGCACGgttgcggcgcgtgccgcatGTCTTTTGCACGCCGACCGGCGGTGGGCGCTGACGGGCACGCCGATCCAGAACCGCCTCACGGATCTGTACAGCCTGCTGCGCTTTTTGCACGTCGAGCCGTGGGGCGACGTGAGCTTCTTCAACAGCTTCCTGGCGAAGCCGTTTGCGAGCCAGAGCGCCAAGGCACTCGACATTGTGCAGGCGATCCTCTCGTCCATCTTGCTGCGCCGTGAAAAGAGCACCAAGGACCGCAATGGGCGCCCGATTGTCGACCTGCCCGAAAagacgctcgacacgcagTACCTCGCCTTTTCCGAGACAGAGCGCGAGATTTACAATAGCGTGTACGAccgcgcgcgggcgcggtACAAGCGCCTAGCGTCCCACGGGCTCGTCGGGCGCAACTTTAGCCTGATCTTTTCGGTGCtgatgcgcctgcgccaggccgTGTGCCATCCGCTGCTTGTGCTGCACGCTGaccgcagcagcgcgacgctgcccgagccgcTGAAAGACGAGGCCttggacgaggagcagtACCAGGCGCATATCCAGAAGCTTATTACGCAGTTCCAGGCGGGCGAGTCGGACGGCAACGCACAGTACGCACTGCAAGttctcgacgagctcgtgcagtCCGAGCCGGGCGTCGAGGGCGAAGAGTGTCCGTTTTGCATGGAAAACAAGCTGTCAAAGTGCTTCCTGCCGCTGTGCATGCACCACGGCTGCCGCGACTGCCTCGTGCAGTTCCTGCAAGCATGCGAGGaccgcggcgaggagccACAGTGCCCAGTGTGCCGCCGGGGGCCGGTGCAGGTCGAAGACCTGGTCGAGTCGGTGCGCCCACCGCCCTCTGCGCCGAAGCcgaagcgcgaggcgccgccgccccgcagcagcaccaagctcgatgcgctcatggcgcagctcggcacaCTCACCAAGGAGGATACAGCGCTAAAAGGCGTCGTCTTT TCGCAATTCACCGGATTCCTTGACCTGATCCAGGCGACGCTCAAGCACTATGGCTACAAGTACGTGCGCCTGGACGGCAGCACGCCACAggcggagcgtgcggccgtgCTCAAGACGTTTGCGGAAAGCACCGAGCCGCTTCTGATGCTCGTttcgctgcgcgccggcggcgtcggACTCAACt TGACCGCCGCGAACCACGTGTGGCTCATGGACTGCTGGTGGAACAGCAGCAT CGAGGACCAGGCCGTGGACCGCATCCATCGCGTCGGCCAGACGCGCCCAGTGACTGT CGCCGCAAAAAGGCGCTGGTGA